The Thamnophis elegans isolate rThaEle1 chromosome 15, rThaEle1.pri, whole genome shotgun sequence genome includes a window with the following:
- the SPEN gene encoding msx2-interacting protein isoform X3: MVRETRHLWVGNLPENVREEKIIEHFKRASDNRERAYEPSAYGHHERGTGGFDRTRHYDQDYYRDTRERTLQHGLYYSSRSRSPSRFDAHDPRYEPRAREQFTLPSVVHRDIYRDDLTREVRGRRPERSYQHSRSRSPHSSQSRTQSPQRLASQASRPTRSPSGSGSRSRSSSSDSISSSSSTSSDSSDSSSSSSDESPARSVQSTAVPAPTSQLLPPLEKDEPRKSFGIKVQNLPVRSTDTSLKDGLFHEFKKYGKVTSVQIHGASEERYGLVFFRQQEDQEKALNASKGKLFFGMQIEVTAWIGPETESENEFRPLDERIDEFHPKATRTLFIGNLEKTTTYHELCTVFQRFGGIVDIDIKKVNGIPQYAFLQFSDIASVCKAIKKMDGEYLGNNRLKLGFGKSMPTNCVWLDGLATSLTDQYLTRHFCRYGPVVKVVFDRLKGMALVLYNEIEYAQAAVKETKGRKISGNKIKVDFANRESQLSFYQSMEKTGQDIREFYEMLTERRDERRGSYDYAADRTYYEAVRTPGTYPEDPRRDYPARGRDFYADWDPYQGDYYDPRYYDDPREYRDYRGDTYKQDIREYSYRQRERFESDREHERRPLERSQSPAHSRRPQSPSASPSQSERLQSDSERRIYSRSSEHSGSCSSLSPPRYDKLDKSRLERYAKNEKPEKERVFEQERPEKDKRLVRKEKPEKLEKEKTEKQKRKAKVHSPSSPSSETDPENEREPSPEKPKGSGKQSRERAEREGAAKNRLDLMPCVVLTRVREKEGKVLDQPQLEKLRGKLESDPIKPPLPDQKMQISQVDQTKLEPLKLDSIRTKVPKEKVLASHIEVVDKDGKLKPKKHLKADPSSEVAYPVDLEKLEARKRRFAEANLKSDKQKMEIKRSSQEEEEGRVVLKKQMDVAETERKPPRKEAIKRETRKIKLERFTSVASPKDATEPASLLVGLASRPVLELQVRLGEAADEPLEAFEISPQRVNSIKLQHKHALLIDEQGAERDEIWKNYCGLPEEVCDRKGAQEKPPSSDAEEKIPIDIDHTQSYRKQMELSRRLKQQMEMESAKHEKFGSPKRDLDDFERRSLVHEVGKPPQDVTDDSPPSKRKKSCEAFEFEISTKRERNYRSSRQVSEDSERTAISPALRPFPFHEEEEVLDSPRLIPFKEAKESPIMEEKGPPYSNVPMMEEALKFNPYDSSRREHVVEIAKVKTSAVTSEEESTRLDSHVKQEPGRVDISFPSSIVKRDSIRKRSIRDLEPGEVPSDSEEEGDSKPHSPRPSSFPEGSRLSFLLRDREEKLRDREERLTTSLERNKFYSFALDKTITPDTKALLERAKSLSSSREENWSFLDWDSRFASFRNNKDKEKVDSAPRPIPSWYMKKKKIRPDSEGKLDDKKEDHKEDEQERQELFASRFLHSSIFEQDSKRLQHLEKKDEELDFLSGRLYSRQASLDGTNSISDFMPEPVVLFHSRFMELTRMQQKEKEKDQKPKEAEKQEDKENRPKTPEAKSEHHEPEYKSPILVGPSPTAHMPPEPLPLFPEKAGSEKPLMEGIPPLREEKPLEPGPSVFEGFKALPEDLLPVKADPPEYLEVPPMADHSKDVALSVATPVEDTKVLENHSCLDTKPPTPGSSFSQAALGAEPEAELGSLPHKLASKSEVLLEPKEDLFPPSVIVESGVGQKAEALAEVLPTVSDTEMEAEPPVVAKDKKLYKNRRSKTPVQSIVASVAEKPATRKSERIDREKLKRSGSPRGETLKLLELKVETEKGSRNAAKSPSAAVVAEPENPEPSLPVGRTRRRNVRSVYATTGDHDLPSSIKEAVEVTRPTRKRIEREPPDPATIPTPPRRGRPPKARRKPEEEVSPVKVEPALSQEAEEAEGKETVDIPKPVEGWRSPRSQKLLHSQTLVAKKGKNEPKIEASPESEESLDPPSQGLHISENCGKLKTEKETIPHEPKRDRKEVEMSKNTSEGCPVEIVDRKFIPDKATKPKRGRSRSIKAVDKASLIKSLKNVEIRLNVDEVKGALRPSEEEGELLSPFPAKSKSPLKEDKLSPQLPKTEAEDALQDTKKEALCESAQPPEADQLAKQIELEQAVENIAKLTESPTIAAYKEQQAAEVSDVRQDEEGDKPAHQASETELAAAIGSIINDITVEGEGFAAPPTYPSESEADLPTEPLVLPSAREDMEPETDQAVSNILETEAASGETPGPGSAAETESKEAEVSLSESSNSAQEAETSQEAEGSRKERGRQKSARLRRKRSTSKKVDMAEFRTLEPERARSKSPGVPEVTGIPEGAMSDDSQGKAFPSAAPSRLVIPQASVAGSPEAASQDSLTERGPSPSDGLLPSIPVDEGGQGRFRLRPVAEKLPVPPPDGPPSAPLQTAPTASALKLPPAVQAGVVPLHPNTTKVTEWIVKHEEARSRSTPPPALPPDTKASDIDPNSSTLRKILMEPKYVPATGVATSTHVTTAIVEPVSTSRAEEAPPRPSVEVSRPCLEEKSPVPTANNLELPVSEAPILAEKEKAVAVLAPKATSVISRMPHSIDLEETPRITLVKQVSQPQTCLVTAVSPKYKQRPSPNDNSRFHPGSMAVIEDRPVETGSSPGLRVNTSEGVVLLSYSGQKTEGSQRIIAKISQIPPASAVDIEFQQSVSKSQIKQESLVPSQSMPKGSPAPVGYGSTSSPALVLGGQQYSPSPVLPSVKPERSSSSSEKSDSVQASTAQSCPIKVLSSQSANTPSILVHNQLVLSQTIASSTKKLPDPTSLKGESKPHQPSNLSPGVGPHHSSLSGKLYPEANHVSSGPGGPADRPVPHLGVAKQEPLSPRTSGHSPSPFPRACHPGGPASPALSGNNSMMGLQGSPCPGIPMPQYISSMHPEQSVIMPPHSVTQTVSLGHLSQGEVRMNTPPLPGLPYNLRPEALHSPRAPLQPQRSSTPQPAPIREMVMPPLSSQHASEEEMHYHHPACRGSAPVQSDVLVMQPDYRVHPAGIRLDQYNVPRDVRVMMHSHMAGVGSEHHPEPRQSRTPEGRSVKTPPSTKASKETPKASEVKMAHSPHSESRLLSGQLPGLPLTQPVVVPHGVQMMHPSGTTFHDYRPVYGDMRSYHPAAQLGHPPFSGGSPIGLPSRSMTPSQGLPEGEHSHPNQPAHSKTPQISQEPKGAQATGPDPSLHSVVNRHVQQMDPHLHPSQTTSYPSPVAASVKQELPSSHQAQVPKPALFIPTTAGPGAAPGLTLARSESQSALKQDSAGHPVAQRPVDMVQLLTKYPIVWQGLLALKNDTAAVQLHFVSGNNVLAHRSLPAPEGGPPLRIAQRMRLEAPQLDGVARRMMVESDYCLLLALPCGRDQEDVVNQTDSLKAAFISYLQAKQAAGIINVPNPGSNQPAYVLQIFPPCDFSESHLSRLAPDLLASISNISPHLMIVIAAV; this comes from the exons cAGCGACTCTAGTAGCAGTTCAAGTGACGAATCCCCAGCCCGTTCGGTTCAGTCGACGGCTGTTCCAGCCCCCACCTCCCAATTGCTTCCACCTCTGGAGAAAGATGAACCCCGTAAAAGTTTTGGGATTAAGGTCCAGAATCTTCCTGTGCGTTCTACAG ACACCAGCCTCAAGGATGGGCTTTTCCATGAATTCAAGAAGTATGGGAAGGTGACCTCTGTCCAGATTCACGGGGCTTCCGAAGAGCGATACGGACTGGTGTTCTTCCGGCAGCAGGAGGACCAGGAGAAGGCCCTGAACGCCTCCAAAGGGAAGCTGTTTTTCGGCATGCAGATTGAAGTGACGGCTTGGATAGGGCCAG AAACCGAAAGCGAGAACGAATTCCGGCCACTGGATGAAAGGATCGACGAGTTTCACCCTAAAGCAACTAGAACTCTCTTCATTGGCAACCTTGAGAAAACCACCACATATCATGAGCTTTGTACCGTTTTCCAGCGTTTTGGAGGAATAGTG GATATCGACATTAAGAAAGTGAACGGGATTCCTCAGTATGCCTTCCTGCAGTTCTCCGATATTGCCAGTGTCTGCAAAGCCATCAAAAAGATGGATGGAGAATATCTTGGAAACAATCGCCTCAAG CTGGGCTTTGGGAAGAGCATGCCTACCAACTGCGTGTGGCTGGACGGACTAGCGACAAGCCTCACGGATCAGTATTTGACGCGACATTTTTGCCGCTACGGCCCAGTGGTAAAG gTGGTGTTTGATCGCTTAAAAGGCATGGCTCTGGTTCTCTACAATGAGATAGAATATGCacaggcggctgtcaaagagaccaAGGGGAGGAAAATCAGCGGGAATAAAATTAAG GTGGATTTTGCGAACCGCGAGAGCCAGCTGTCATTCTATCAGTCTATGGAGAAAACGGGTCAGGACATTCGAGAATTCTACGAAATGCTTACAGAAAGAAG GGATGAAAGGAGAGGCTCCTATGATTATGCTGCAGATCGTACCTATTACGAGGCCGTCCGGACGCCGGGGACATATCCAGAAGACCCTCGGAGGGATTACCCAGCTCGAGGCAGGGACTTTTACGCCGATTGGGATCCTTACCAGGGAGACTATTATGACCCCCGGTATTACGATGACCCCCGGGAATACCGAGACTACAGGGGAGACACTTACAAGCAAGACATCAGGGAGTACAGCTACCGACAGCGTGAGCGATTTGAGTCTGACCGAGAACATGAAAGGAGGCCCTTGGAAAGGAGCCAAAGCCCCGCTCACTCCCGGCGGCCGCAGAGCCCCAGCGCCTCCCCCTCGCAATCAGAGCGGCTCCAGAGCGACTCCGAGAGGCGGATCTACAGTCGCTCGTCTGAGCACAGTGGAAGCTGCAGCTCCCTTTCTCCACCCCGCTACGACAAACTGGACAAAAGCCGTCTTGAGCGATACGCCAAAAACGAAAAACCCGAAAAAGAACGTGTTTTCGAACAAGAGCGGCCGGAGAAGGACAAGCGCCTGGTGAGGAAAGAGAAGCCGGAGAAGCTTGAAAAAGAGAAAACTGAGAAGCAGAAGCGCAAGGCCAAAGTGCATTCTCCCAGCTCCCCGTCTTCGGAAACCGACCCGGAAAATGAAAGGGAGCCCAGCCCCGAGAAACCAAAAGGCAGCGGCAAGCAGAGCCGGGAAAGAGCCGAGAGGGAGGGGGCTGCCAAGAACCGCCTGGATCTCATGCCATGCGTGGTGCTGACCCgagtgagagaaaaagaagggaaggtcCTCGACCAGCCTCAGCTGGAGAAATTAAGAGGGAAGCTGGAGAGTGACCCCATCAAACCTCCTTTGCCTGATCAGAAAATGCAGATTTCCCAAGTGGATCAGACCAAGTTGGAACCGCTGAAGCTCGACTCCATCAGAACCAAAGTGCCCAAAGAGAAGGTCCTGGCCAGCCACATTGAGGTGGTGGACAAAGATGGGAAGCTGAAGCCTaagaagcacctgaaggcagatcCATCCAGTGAAGTGGCCTATCCGGTGGATCTCGAAAAGCTGGAGGCTCGCAAAAGACGTTTCGCGGAGGCAAACCTAAAATCCGACAAGCAAAAAATGGAAATCAAAAGAAGCAgtcaggaggaagaggaaggccgGGTCGTTTTGAAAAAGCAGATGGATGTGGCTGAAACCGAAAGGAAGCCCCCTAGAAAAGAGGCCATTAAAAGAGAAACAAGGAAAATCAAGCTGGAAAGATTTACTAGCGTGGCGAGTCCCAAAGATGCTACAGAGCCCGCCAGCCTTTTGGTAGGCCTTGCTTCACGGCCCGTTCTAGAACTCCAGGTTAGGCTGGGGGAAGCGGCCGATGAGCCCCTAGAGGCCTTTGAGATCTCACCCCAAAGGGTCAATTCCATAAAACTGCAGCACAAACATGCGCTCCTGATAGATGAGCAAGGAGCAGAAAGGGATGAGATTTGGAAAAACTACTGCGGTCTTCCTGAGGAAGTGTGTGACCGTAAAGGGGCCCAGGAAAAGCCACCTTCCTCAGACGCAGAAGAGAAAATCCCTATTGATATAGATCACACCCAGAGCTACCGAAAACAAATGGAGCTAAGTCGGCGGTTGAAGCAGCAAATGGAAATGGAGTCCGCCAAACACGAGAAGTTCGGCAGCCCCAAAAGGgatctggatgactttgagcgGCGCAGTCTGGTGCACGAAGTGGGGAAGCCCCCACAAGACGTGACGGACGACTCCCCCCCAAGTAAGCGGAAGAAATCCTGCGAGGCCTTTGAGTTTGAGATCAGCACCAAGCGGGAGAGAAACTACCGAAGCTCCCGCCAGGTGAGCGAGGATTCCGAGAGAACCGCCATTTCTCCTGCCCTGAGACCTTTCCCGTTccatgaggaggaggaagtgctGGATTCCCCAAGGCTGATCCCTTTCAAAGAAGCTAAAGAATCACCTATAATGGAAGAAAAGGGGCCTCCATATTCAAATGTGCCCATGATGGAAGAGGCCTTGAAATTTAACCCTTACGACTCTAGTAGAAGGGAGCATGTGGTAGAGATTGCTAAAGTAAAAACATCTGCCGTAACCTCTGAGGAGGAATCAACCCGATTGGACTCTCATGTGAAGCAAGAACCTGGGCGGGTGGACATTAGCTTCCCAAGTAGCATTGTCAAGCGTGACAGTATCCGAAAGCGATCCATCCGGGATCTGGAACCAGGGGAGGTGCCCTCCGACTCAGAGGAGGAGGGCGACTCGAAGCCCCACTCTCCTAGGCCCTCTTCTTTCCCAGAGGGCTCCAGGCTGTCTTTTTTATTACGAGACAGGGAAGAGAAACTACGTGACAGAGAGGAGCGGCTGACAACTTCCTTAGAGAGGAATAAATTTTACTCTTTCGCTTTGGACAAGACAATCACCCCAGATACAAAAGCCTTGCTCGAGAGGGCCAAGTCCCTCTCTTCATCAAGAGAGGAAAACTGGTCTTTTCTCGACTGGGATTCCAGATTTGCCAGTTTTAGAAACAACAAGGACAAAGAGAAAGTGGACTCCGCACCGAGGCCGATTCCCTCATggtatatgaaaaagaaaaaaatcaggccGGACTCAGAAGGGAAGTTAGATGACAAGAAGGAAGATCACAAAGAAGACGAACAGGAAAGGCAGGAGCTCTTTGCTTCTCGTTTTTTGCACAGCTCCATTTTCGAACAGGATTCTAAGCGTCTGCAGCACTTGGAAAAGAAAGATGAAGAGCTCGATTTCCTTTCCGGCCGGTTGTACAGCAGACAAGCGTCTCTGGATGGGACCAACAGCATATCGGATTTCATGCCGGAACCCGTGGTTCTCTTCCACAGTAGGTTCATGGAGCTCACCCGAATGcagcaaaaggagaaggaaaaagaccaGAAgcccaaagaagctgaaaaacagGAAGACAAGGAAAACAGGCCCAAGACTCCTGAAGCCAAGTCTGAGCATCATGAGCCAGAGTATAAATCGCCCATCCTTGTGGGACCCTCGCCAACTGCCCACATGCCCCCCGAGCCCCTGCCTCTTTTCCCAGAGAAAGCTGGGAGTGAGAAACCCCTCATGGAAGGGATTCCTCCTTTGAGGGAAgaaaagcccctggagcctggacCTTCAGTGTTCGAAGGGTTCAAGGCCCTTCCGGAAGACCTTCTGCCTGTTAAAGCTGATCCCCCCGAGTACCTCGAAGTCCCTCCCATGGCAGATCACAGCAAAGATGTTGCCCTTTCCGTGGCAACTCCCGTGGAAGACACCAAAGTCCTTGAAAACCATTCCTGTTTGGACACCAAACCACCCACCCCCGGCTCTTCCTTCTCCCAAGCGGCTCTCGGGGCAGAGCCAGAAGCTGAACTGGGCTCGCTGCCACACAAATTGGCATCTAAATCTGAGGTGCTGCTCGAACCTAAAGAAGACCTTTTCCCTCCGTCCGTTATCGTGGAGTCTGGAGTGGGCCAGAAAGCCGAAGCCCTGGCTGAGGTCCTGCCTACCGTTTCCGATACAGAGATGGAAGCCGAGCCTCCTGTGGTTGCGAAAGACAAAAAGTTGTATAAAAACAGACGTTCGAAAACCCCCGTTCAGTCGATAGTGGCCAGCGTGGCAGAGAAGCCGGCCACAAGGAAGAGCGAAAGGATCGATCGAGAGAAGCTGAAACGCTCCGGCTCCCCCCGGGGGGAAACACTGAAGCTCCTGGAACTGAAGGTGGAAACGGAGAAGGGCTCAAGGAATGCGGCTAAGTCTCCAAGTGCTGCAGTGGTGGCAGAGCCAGAAAACCCGGAGCCCAGTTTGCCGGTAGGCCGAACCAGGCGCAGAAATGTGAGGTCTGTTTATGCGACCACAGGGGATCACGACCTGCCATCGTCTATTAAAGAGGCCGTGGAAGTCACCAGGCCAACCAGGAAAAGAATTGAACGAGAACCCCCAGACCCAGCAACTATTCCCACTCCTCCCAGAAGAGGCCGACCTCCCAAGGCACGCCGCAAACCCGAGGAAGAGGTCTCTCCTGTCAAGGTTGAACCAGCATTGTCACAGGAGGCGGAAGAAGCCGAAGGGAAGGAGACAGTAGACATCCCAAAGCCAGTGGAGGGGTGGCGCTCACCCAGATCACAGAAACTGCTCCACAGCCAGACGCTGGTGGCTAAAAAGGGGAAGAACGAGCCTAAGATAGAGGCATCCCCGGAGTCCGAGGAGTCTCTTGATCCCCCTAGTCAAGGGCTGCACATCAGCGAGAACTGTGGCAAGCTCAAGACAGAGAAGGAGACGATCCCACACGAGCCAAAGCGAGACCGGAAGGAAGTGGAGATGTCTAAAAATACCTCCGAAGGCTGCCCTGTTGAAATTGTGGACAGGAAATTTATTCCAGATAAAGCTACCAAGCCCAAAAGGGGACGGTCCAGGAGCATAAAGGCTGTCGATAAAGCATCTCTGATTAAAAGTCTTAAAAACGTCGAGATCCGTCTTAATGTGGACGAAGTGAAAGGGGCGCTGCGGCCCAGCGAGGAGGAAGGGGAGCTCTTGTCCCCCTTCCCAGCCAAAAGTAAAAGCCCCCTGAAAGAAGACAAGCTCTCTCCACAGCTCCCAAAGACCGAGGCCGAAGATGCTCTCCAGGACACCAAGAAAGAAGCCCTCTGCGAATCGGCCCAGCCTCCCGAGGCCGACCAGCTAGCTAAGCAGATTGAACTCGAACAAGCAGTGGAGAACATCGCCAAGCTGACAGAAAGCCCGACAATTGCAGCCTACAAGGAACAGCAGGCGGCTGAGGTGTCTGATGTTCGCCAGGATGAAGAGGGGGATAAGCCCGCCCACCAGGCCAGCGAAACAGAGCTGGCGGCTGCCATAGGGTCCATTATCAATGACATCACTGTTGAGGGAGAAGGCTTTGCAGCTCCACCCACATATCCTTCTGAGTCCGAGGCTGACCTGCCCACCGAACCCTTGGTGTTGCCTTCTGCACGAGAGGACATGGAGCCCGAGACGGACCAGGCAGTCAGCAATATCTTAGAAACAGAAGCTGCTTCAGGGGAGACGCCGGGCCCCGGCTCAGCCGCAGAGACAGAAAGCAAAGAAGCTGAAGTCAGCCTAAGTGAATCCTCCAATTCTGCCCAGGAGGCAGAAACCTCCCAGGAGGCGGAAGGCTCTCGGAAGGAGCGCGGACGCCAGAAGTCTGCACGGCTCAGGCGCAAAAGAAGCACCAGCAAGAAAGTGGACATGGCGGAATTTAGGACGCTTGAGCCTGAAAGAGCCCGGAGCAAATCCCCTGGTGTCCCAGAAGTAACAGGGATCCCTGAAGGGGCCATGTCAGATGACAGCCAGGGAAAAGCCTTCCCTTCGGCAGCCCCCTCCCGCCTAGTAATTCCCCAGGCAAGCGTGGCTGGATCCCCAGAGGCAGCTTCGCAGGACTCCCTTACTGAGAGGGGGCCCAGTCCCTCAGATGGCTTGCTGCCCTCCATTCCTGTGGACGAGGGAGGTCAGGGCAGATTCAGACTGAGGCCGGTGGCCGAAAAACTTCCCGTTCCCCCTCCAGATGGCCCCCCAAGTGCACCTCTGCAAACAGCTCCTACTGCGTCTGCACTGAAGCTTCCCCCCGCGGTCCAGGCTGGCGTGGTCCCTCTGCATCCCAACACCACGAAGGTGACCGAATGGATTGTGAAGCATGAAGAGGCTCGGTCCCGCTCCACCCCACCACCAGCTCTTCCCCCTGACACAAAAGCATCGGACATCGACCCCAACTCCAGCACTTTGCGCAAGATCCTGATGGAGCCCAAGTACGTGCCCGCCACTGGTGTGGCCACCTCCACGCATGTCACCACAGCTATAGTTGAACCCGTAAGCACCTCTCGTGCAGAGGAAGCGCCCCCTCGCCCTTCAGTAGAGGTCTCCAGGCCATGTCTAGAAGAGAAGTCTCCCGTTCCTACTGCGAACAACTTGGAACTGCCGGTTTCAGAGGCCCCCATTTTGGCCGAGAAAGAGAAGGCGGTGGCTGTCCTGGCCCCCAAGGCGACTTCTGTGATCAGCAGGATGCCCCACAGCATTGACCTTGAGGAGACCCCCAGAATCACCCTTGTGAAACAAGTCTCCCAGCCCCAGACATGCCTGGTCACTGCCGTTTCCCCCAAATACAAGCAGAGGCCCAGTCCCAATGACAACAGCCGGTTCCACCCAGGCTCCATGGCCGTGATTGAGGACCGGCCAGTGGAAACGGGCTCTAGCCCAGGCCTTCGTGTCAACACTTCTGAAGGTGTGGTGCTCCTGAGCTATTCGGGACAGAAGACGGAAGGCTCCCAGCGGATCATTGCAAAAATTAGTCAGATTCCCCCAGCTAGTGCAGTGGACATTGAATTTCAGCAGTCTGTGTCCAAATCCCAGATTAAGCAGGAGTCCCTCGTTCCCTCTCAGTCGATGCCAAAGGGCTCCCCCGCACCTGTGGGTTACGGGAGCACCTCCTCCCCAGCCTTGGTCCTGGGAGGCCAGCAGTACAGTCCTTCCCCTGTGCTTCCCTCCGTCAAGCCAGAGCGCAGCAGCAGTAGCTCAGAAAAGTCTGATTCTGTCCAGGCATCTACTGCCCAGTCATGCCCAATTAAAGTGCTTTCCTCCCAGTCCGCCAACACTCCCTCCATCCTGGTGCATAACCAGCTGGTCCTCTCTCAAACCATTGCCTCTTCCACTAAGAAGCTTCCGGATCCCACGTCTCTGAAAGGGGAGAGCAAACCCCATCAGCCCTCCAACCTGAGCCCTGGGGTGGGTCCTcaccattcttccttgtctggcaaGTTGTACCCGGAGGCCAACCACGTGAGCAGCGGGCCAGGAGGTCCTGCCGACAGACCCGTGCCTCACTTGGGGGTGGCCAAGCAGGAGCCGCTCTCCCCCCGCACCAGCGGCCACTCCCCATCTCCCTTCCCGAGAGCTTGTCACCCTGGGGGCCCTGCTTCCCCTGCGTTGTCGGGGAACAACTCCATGATGGGGCTTcaaggctccccttgtccagGGATCCCCATGCCCCAGTACATCTCCAGCATGCACCCGGAGCAATCAGTGATCATGCCCCCGCATAGCGTGACTCAGACGGTATCCCTGGGCCACCTCTCCCAGGGGGAAGTACGCATGAATACCCCTCCACTGCCAGGGCTTCCCTACAACCTCCGCCCCGAGGCCCTGCACTCGCCCAGGGCCCCTCTGCAGCCACAGCGCTCCAGCACTCCCCAGCCAGCCCCCATCAGGGAGATGGTCATGCCGCCTCTGTCTTCCCAGCATGCCTCCGAAGAAGAGATGCACTACCACCACCCGGCGTGCCGGGGTTCGGCCCCTGTGCAGTCCGATGTGCTAGTCATGCAGCCAGACTACCGTGTGCATCCAGCAGGCATCCGGCTTGACCAGTACAACGTGCCTCGGGACGTGAGAGTCATGATGCACTCGCACATGGCCGGAGTGGGCAGCGAACATCACCCAGAGCCGCGGCAGTCCAGAACGCCAGAAGGGAGATCCGTGAAAACGCCGCCGTCCACCAAGGCAAGCAAAGAGACGCCCAAAGCCTCTGAGGTCAAGATGGCTCACTCACCCCACAGCGAATCCCGGCTCCTCAGCGGCCAGCTCCCAGGACTGCCATTGACACAACCAGTGGTCGTGCCTCATGGGGTGCAGATGATGCATCCCAGCGGGACCACCTTCCATGATTATCGGCCGGTGTACGGTGACATGCGAAGCTACCATCCAGCAGCTCAGCTTGGCCACCCTCCGTTTTCTGGGGGATCACCGATCGGGCTTCCTTCCCGGAGCATGACCCCCTCCCAG GGTCTGCCTGAAGGGGAACATTCGCACCCCAACCAGCCAGCTCACAGCAAAACCCCTCAGATCTCCCAAGAGCCAAAAGGAGCCCAGGCGACAGGGCCAGACCCTTCCCTCCACTCAGTGGTCAACAGACACGTCCAGCAGATGGATCCCCACTTGCACCCGAGCCAGACCACCTCCTACCCTTCTCCCGTCGCCGCATCAGTGAAGCAGGAGCTCCCATCTTCCCATCAGGCTCAAGTTCCAAAGCCGGCCCTCTTTATTCCAACTACTGCTGGTCCTGGGGCAGCTCCAGGACTGACCTTAGCCCGGTCCGAATCGCAGTCAGCCTTGAAGCAGGACTCTGCTGGTCATCCGGTTGCCCAAAGACCAGTGGACATGGTCCAGCTGCTGACG AAATACCCCATCGTGTGGCAGGGGCTGCTGGCTTTGAAGAACGATACTGCAGCTGTCCAGCTGCACTTTGTTTCCGGGAACAACGTCTTGGCGCACCGCTCCTTGCCAGCCCCGGAGGGTGGCCCTCCCTTGAGGATTGCCCAGCGGATGAGGTTGGAAGCGCCACAGCTGGATGGGGTGGCCCGCCGGATGATG GTGGAGAGTGACTACTGCCTGCTGCTGGCTCTGCCTTGTGGCCGAGACCAAGAAGACGTGGTGAACCAGACCGACTCGCTCAAGGCAGCCTTTATTAGCTACCTTCAGGCCAAGCAAGCTGCCGGCATCATCAATGTTCCCAACCCCGGCTCAAACCAg ccTGCGTACGTCCTCCAGATCTTCCCACCTTGTGACTTCTCCGAGAGCCATCTCTCCCGCCTGGCCCCGGACCTCCTGGCCAGTATCTCCAACATCTCTCCCCACCTGATGATTGTTATCGCAGCTGTTTGA